In the genome of Ignavibacteriales bacterium, one region contains:
- a CDS encoding RNA polymerase sigma factor, which translates to MEERELVNRLKNGDEEAFRKIFYDNQRKVLNTCYRIVNDKETAEDLTQEVFIKVHSAIKYFRGDSKFSTWIYRIAVTKSLDHLRAKKRKKRFGLLRFSDSSNEMQVQQKISKREFPGDSLENDERKYFLNKALNAIPENQRIAFSLSKYDEMSYQQIADILGISLSAVESLIHRAKKNLEKKLHHYYKNL; encoded by the coding sequence ATGGAAGAGAGAGAACTTGTTAATCGCCTTAAGAACGGCGATGAAGAAGCCTTCCGTAAAATCTTCTATGACAACCAAAGGAAAGTATTAAATACCTGTTACAGAATTGTCAATGATAAAGAGACCGCGGAAGACCTGACGCAGGAAGTTTTCATCAAAGTTCATTCAGCGATTAAATATTTCAGAGGGGATTCTAAATTTTCTACATGGATTTACAGGATTGCTGTAACAAAATCACTTGATCATCTCCGGGCTAAAAAAAGGAAAAAAAGATTTGGCTTGCTGAGATTCTCAGACAGTTCAAATGAAATGCAGGTTCAGCAAAAAATTTCTAAACGGGAATTCCCCGGTGATTCACTTGAGAATGATGAAAGGAAATATTTTCTTAATAAAGCTCTTAACGCTATTCCCGAAAACCAGCGCATCGCGTTTTCATTAAGCAAATATGACGAAATGAGTTACCAGCAGATCGCTGATATACTCGGAATCTCACTTTCTGCTGTGGAATCGCTAATTCACAGGGCTAAAAAGAATCTTGAAAAAAAACTTCATCATTATTATAAAAATCTTTAG
- a CDS encoding periplasmic heavy metal sensor: protein MDWLTKQKTYVWLIIILVIINLTTLVLLWMDRPSPLKRQSPGMRGTDTFLKTELGLTEEQDKQLRESRDKFFGLTRTLNDSIGTLKREIQKEGLSGKYDSIRVDALISDIGKLQSRLEKYAFDHFSELAKFLKPDQVTKFQKMFERNRKHPPGHKENHHNEPPPFGEPPPPI, encoded by the coding sequence ATGGACTGGCTTACAAAACAAAAAACATACGTCTGGCTGATAATAATTCTTGTAATAATAAATCTTACAACTTTAGTTTTATTGTGGATGGACAGACCTTCGCCTTTGAAGCGACAGTCCCCCGGTATGCGGGGTACAGATACATTCCTTAAAACTGAATTGGGTTTAACTGAAGAACAGGATAAGCAGTTAAGGGAATCACGCGATAAATTTTTTGGTCTTACTCGGACATTAAATGACAGTATCGGAACTTTGAAAAGAGAAATCCAGAAAGAAGGGCTTTCAGGAAAATATGATTCAATAAGAGTAGATGCATTAATCAGTGATATCGGTAAACTTCAATCCCGGCTTGAAAAATATGCGTTCGATCATTTTTCCGAGCTTGCAAAATTTCTTAAGCCGGATCAGGTAACTAAATTCCAGAAGATGTTTGAAAGAAACAGGAAACATCCTCCGGGGCATAAAGAAAATCATCATAATGAACCGCCGCCATTTGGTGAACCACCACCACCAATTTAA
- a CDS encoding T9SS type A sorting domain-containing protein: MFAGTRGYWVYRSTNGGENWGLINTGMGEDRYVLSLLASNDGYLFAGLDYYGMYRSVNRVTDIEIEESVSPGKFYLDQNYPNPFNPSTTIRYTIPLDVRSEMREVSLKVYDVLGNEIATLINEEKPAGEYEVEFNPASSIRYPASGIYFYQLKAGDYIQTKKMILMK; encoded by the coding sequence ATGTTTGCAGGGACAAGAGGTTACTGGGTTTACAGATCCACCAACGGTGGTGAAAATTGGGGCTTGATAAATACAGGTATGGGAGAAGACAGGTATGTACTAAGTCTGCTCGCATCAAATGATGGTTATCTATTTGCCGGACTCGATTACTACGGAATGTACCGCAGTGTAAACAGAGTAACAGATATTGAAATTGAAGAATCTGTTTCACCGGGAAAATTTTATTTAGATCAGAACTATCCAAACCCGTTTAATCCAAGTACGACCATACGATATACCATTCCGTTAGATGTAAGAAGCGAGATGCGAGAAGTAAGTCTGAAAGTATATGATGTATTGGGAAACGAAATTGCAACTCTTATTAATGAAGAAAAACCTGCGGGAGAATATGAAGTTGAATTTAATCCGGCATCCAGTATCAGGTATCCAGCATCCGGCATCTATTTCTATCAATTAAAAGCAGGAGATTATATTCAAACAAAGAAGATGATATTGATGAAGTAA
- a CDS encoding helix-turn-helix domain-containing protein, whose protein sequence is MKTVLLTLVIISCNYTLQFAQTLSFKYLTTENGLSNNTVYDLVQDKTGFLWFATEDGLNRYDGYEFKIFRHDPTNKNSISDNSIWSLREDSKGNIWIGTRNGWLNCYDPVKNNFRKWRIRSEQLETNAITFLMEDNQNNIWIGTYRGGLYKFNTITEKIDHWYHKPEDKNSLSNNYVSSILEDKTGNIWISTYNGLNKFNPSRSIDKFEKYFSLPGNSNSISDNIVWYLTQSTLDPGLIWIGTANGLSSYNIYDNKFSRYNIPNKNNLQFGTGAGSVIEEVIDRDTVLWIDSYAGLIKLNITDNKFERFTSEKRLNGNLSSNQLHRILKDNSGTLWAASVNGINYTSQTILKFNVDIHPDGYSVNTSSLKNRNIKAVIKGPENSIWCGTDDGLYYSVIRQDQLEFIKHSQTTGLNIWSLSADTDKNIWIGTYGSGLYKIDLKTNHLTKIPLKDRKSLSLANEFNKAVFTDGDSCIWIGFWGVGLGKYSIKDKSFKRWFKNSYQSNSISYDDVWTIFRDSEGKLWIGTDGGGLNLFDEVNEKFYQFTGEGSIINNNCIYDFIESSFSRKGKQNSRPVLWAGTNNGLYRIELKSSGQFSEMLNDASIRHYTIKDGLADNSVKSIKEDSEGNLWLGTSSGISLFIVKKEEFKNFSNSDGILNADINPAASVSVDDDILLMGSTAGLNYFYPGSIKLSSTLPSLTITDFQIFNLSVMPDENSVLEKSILFTDEIELAHSQNVFSFEFSALDFYSPHSIQYAYIMEGFDKEWIYSGSRRFVTYTNLNPGEYIFKVRSTNSDGVWGNNIRQVKITIIPPWWQTNWALALYFLFIVIGIWGIVKFQSYRTKLQNELRMQEIESHHLREIESLKSRFFANLSHEFRTPLTLIKGPLEQILSGKIKENLHHYYKVILNNTEKLQELIEQLLELSRLDFKSIPVINSRQELISLLKTLTYSFIPLAEQKFITLKFEANVDNLEVLIDRDKLEKIINNLLSNAFKFTPAGGRIQVIINCDNADNNSNVMIEIIDNGIGIPDQFSSKIFDRFFQMNTELHKSVSGSGIGLALVKELVNLLNWEISVKSKENEGTTFRLTMTLERAASVQTNTESETDEYSDIPINSEHDEHISELDNEEDTEKIKPSILIVEDSNDTRNYLIDLFKHDYNILSASTADEGIELAFNNMPELILSDIMMPGTSGLEFCKKIKTDWQTSHIPVILLTAKASEENKIEGLETGADDYVVKPFRYEELAVRIKNLVEQRKHLHDKFSNDLNIQPHQLVKNSVDEEFIKKVTQSVQKNLTDNKFNSELLARELFVSRRQLHRKLIAITGHGPGEFIRIMRLKKAAQLLLENNLSVTQISYEIGFESPAQFSRAFKKHFHSLPSEFYKNNSGDSLNHQG, encoded by the coding sequence ATGAAAACGGTGTTGCTTACACTTGTAATCATTTCTTGTAACTATACGCTTCAATTTGCGCAGACTCTCTCCTTTAAATATCTGACGACCGAAAACGGATTATCAAACAATACTGTTTATGATTTGGTTCAGGATAAAACCGGCTTCTTATGGTTTGCCACTGAAGACGGGCTGAACCGTTACGATGGATACGAGTTTAAAATTTTCAGGCACGATCCTACAAATAAAAATTCAATCTCTGATAATTCTATTTGGTCCCTGAGAGAAGACTCAAAAGGCAATATATGGATCGGTACACGAAACGGTTGGCTTAATTGTTATGACCCCGTAAAAAATAATTTCCGGAAATGGCGGATCAGGTCGGAACAACTGGAAACGAACGCCATCACATTTCTAATGGAAGACAATCAAAATAATATTTGGATCGGTACATACAGAGGCGGGCTGTATAAGTTTAACACAATCACTGAGAAGATAGATCACTGGTATCATAAACCTGAAGATAAAAATTCACTCAGCAATAATTACGTTTCAAGTATTCTCGAAGATAAAACCGGAAACATCTGGATCAGCACATATAATGGATTGAATAAATTTAATCCTAGCAGATCAATAGACAAGTTTGAAAAATATTTTTCTCTGCCCGGCAATTCAAACTCAATTAGTGACAATATAGTATGGTACCTGACACAGTCGACACTTGACCCCGGTTTAATATGGATAGGCACAGCAAACGGATTGAGCAGTTATAATATTTATGACAACAAATTCTCCCGGTATAATATTCCCAATAAAAATAATCTTCAATTTGGTACAGGCGCAGGTTCAGTAATTGAAGAGGTGATAGACAGGGACACGGTTCTCTGGATTGATTCATATGCGGGGTTGATAAAACTCAACATAACAGATAACAAGTTTGAAAGATTTACTTCAGAAAAGAGATTGAACGGAAATCTATCCAGCAACCAGTTGCACAGGATACTTAAAGATAATTCCGGAACATTATGGGCTGCATCCGTCAACGGGATAAATTATACATCACAAACCATTCTAAAATTTAATGTTGACATTCATCCTGATGGATACTCTGTTAACACATCATCACTTAAAAACCGGAACATCAAAGCTGTAATTAAAGGTCCTGAAAATTCAATATGGTGCGGTACAGATGACGGGCTTTACTATTCAGTCATCAGGCAGGATCAGTTAGAATTCATTAAACATTCGCAGACAACCGGACTAAACATATGGTCACTTAGTGCGGACACGGATAAAAATATCTGGATTGGCACTTACGGCAGCGGACTTTATAAAATTGATTTAAAAACAAATCACCTGACTAAAATTCCTTTAAAAGACAGAAAATCATTATCGCTTGCAAACGAGTTTAACAAAGCTGTTTTTACTGATGGTGATTCCTGCATCTGGATTGGTTTCTGGGGTGTTGGTCTGGGTAAGTATTCCATTAAGGATAAAAGTTTTAAACGCTGGTTTAAAAATTCATATCAGTCAAACAGTATAAGTTATGATGACGTCTGGACGATCTTTCGTGACAGTGAAGGAAAGTTATGGATAGGAACGGATGGCGGAGGTCTGAATCTGTTTGATGAAGTCAATGAAAAGTTTTATCAGTTTACAGGTGAAGGTTCCATAATCAATAACAATTGTATTTATGATTTTATTGAATCATCATTCAGCCGGAAGGGAAAGCAAAATTCCCGCCCGGTATTATGGGCAGGAACTAACAATGGTCTTTACAGGATTGAATTGAAAAGCTCGGGACAGTTTTCGGAAATGTTAAATGATGCATCAATCAGACATTATACTATTAAAGACGGACTGGCAGATAATTCTGTAAAAAGTATAAAGGAAGATTCAGAAGGCAACCTGTGGCTTGGAACAAGTTCAGGTATATCCTTATTCATCGTTAAGAAAGAGGAATTCAAAAATTTCAGTAACTCTGATGGAATTTTAAATGCTGACATAAACCCCGCAGCATCTGTTTCTGTTGATGATGATATTTTATTAATGGGAAGCACAGCGGGGCTTAACTATTTTTATCCGGGGAGTATAAAATTGTCTTCCACTCTTCCATCTCTAACAATAACTGATTTCCAGATTTTTAACCTGTCAGTTATGCCTGACGAAAATTCAGTCTTAGAGAAGAGTATACTTTTTACGGATGAGATTGAACTGGCTCACTCACAAAATGTTTTTTCATTTGAATTTTCTGCACTGGATTTTTATTCACCCCACTCAATACAGTATGCATATATAATGGAAGGTTTTGATAAGGAATGGATCTATAGCGGATCAAGAAGGTTTGTCACTTATACAAATTTAAATCCAGGTGAGTACATATTTAAAGTCAGATCAACTAATTCAGATGGTGTTTGGGGAAATAATATTCGTCAGGTGAAAATTACAATCATACCGCCATGGTGGCAAACAAACTGGGCTTTAGCATTATACTTCCTGTTTATAGTAATTGGTATATGGGGTATTGTGAAGTTCCAGTCGTACCGCACAAAATTACAGAACGAACTTAGAATGCAGGAGATTGAATCACATCATCTAAGAGAAATTGAAAGTCTTAAATCTCGTTTCTTTGCAAACCTTTCTCATGAATTCAGAACTCCTCTTACATTAATAAAAGGTCCGCTTGAGCAGATACTTAGCGGGAAGATTAAAGAAAATCTTCATCACTACTATAAAGTAATTTTGAATAACACTGAGAAACTCCAGGAACTTATTGAACAACTTCTTGAGCTTTCCAGGCTGGACTTTAAAAGCATACCTGTAATTAATAGCAGGCAGGAGTTGATAAGTTTACTTAAGACACTTACATATTCTTTTATTCCACTGGCAGAACAGAAATTTATTACTCTTAAGTTTGAAGCAAACGTTGATAATCTTGAAGTTCTCATTGACAGAGATAAACTGGAAAAAATTATTAATAACCTTTTAAGTAACGCATTTAAGTTTACACCGGCAGGAGGCAGAATACAGGTAATCATAAACTGCGATAACGCTGACAATAATTCCAATGTGATGATTGAAATAATAGATAATGGAATTGGAATACCGGATCAATTTAGCTCAAAGATATTCGACAGGTTTTTCCAGATGAATACTGAGCTGCATAAAAGTGTAAGCGGCTCAGGAATCGGTCTGGCTTTAGTGAAAGAACTTGTCAACTTGTTGAACTGGGAAATTTCTGTTAAGAGTAAGGAGAATGAAGGTACGACATTCAGATTAACCATGACTCTTGAAAGAGCAGCATCTGTTCAAACAAACACGGAATCAGAAACGGATGAATATTCCGATATTCCAATTAACTCAGAACATGATGAACATATTAGTGAACTTGATAACGAAGAAGATACTGAAAAAATAAAACCTTCAATATTAATAGTTGAAGATTCTAATGATACGCGCAACTATTTAATTGATCTGTTTAAACATGACTACAATATTTTGTCAGCTTCAACAGCAGATGAAGGGATTGAGCTGGCATTCAATAATATGCCGGAACTTATACTGAGTGATATAATGATGCCGGGAACATCGGGGTTGGAGTTCTGTAAAAAAATCAAAACAGACTGGCAGACGAGTCATATTCCTGTAATACTGCTCACGGCTAAAGCTTCGGAGGAAAATAAAATTGAAGGTCTTGAAACAGGCGCTGATGATTACGTTGTAAAGCCGTTCAGATATGAAGAACTTGCTGTAAGAATTAAAAATCTTGTAGAGCAAAGAAAACATCTGCACGATAAATTCAGCAATGATCTGAATATTCAGCCCCACCAGCTTGTAAAAAATAGTGTTGATGAAGAATTTATAAAAAAGGTAACGCAGTCTGTTCAAAAAAATCTGACGGATAATAAATTTAACTCTGAATTATTAGCAAGGGAATTGTTTGTAAGCAGGCGGCAATTGCATAGAAAATTAATTGCCATTACCGGTCATGGTCCCGGAGAGTTTATCAGGATAATGAGATTGAAAAAAGCAGCGCAATTGCTGCTGGAAAATAATCTAAGTGTAACTCAGATTTCGTATGAGATCGGGTTTGAAAGTCCAGCCCAGTTTTCAAGAGCATTCAAAAAACATTTTCATTCGCTTCCATCAGAATTCTATAAAAATAATTCGGGCGACAGCCTGAATCACCAGGGATGA
- a CDS encoding T9SS type A sorting domain-containing protein: MTKKIFILLCLCSTLICAQNVIIVVIDGARYSETFGGGNTYIPHLYDDMRPGGCLFTNFRIAQEGKTETNPGHSSMLTGTWQQIANDGSERPDKPTVFEYFRKELNSTLTENYVLAGKTKLNVLSYSTDSDYGSLYQASTNCSTLNDEEVYSNLISVMDTYSPRLIIVNFPSTDISGHSGIWDDYVNSLTGADSLVYELWQRIQSGNHGYTSTNTTLFVTNDHGRHDDSNGGFTDHGDDCDGCEHIMLLAIGRNVTPGLVNSDIHYQIDIAPTVGDLLNFATPQSYGTSLYDGTNPLPVELNSFTAAWENNAVKLIWETRTEVDNYGFEVQRFKASMDLTGEEWESIGFILGNGNSNTLKSYSFYDKKNATGKLIYRLKQIDNDGGIRYSGTVEVENVIPAELYLEQNFPNPFNPVTKIKFSIPSVETGHAPSLHVTLKVFDVLGNEIETLVNEEKPVGNYELRWNAESLPSGVYFYQLKAGEFTDVKKMLLIK, translated from the coding sequence ATGACAAAAAAGATTTTTATTCTTTTGTGCCTCTGTTCAACCTTAATCTGTGCGCAGAATGTGATCATAGTTGTTATTGATGGCGCAAGATATAGTGAAACCTTCGGCGGAGGTAACACGTATATTCCGCATCTTTATGATGATATGCGACCTGGTGGTTGCCTGTTTACAAACTTTAGAATAGCCCAGGAAGGAAAAACCGAAACCAACCCCGGTCATTCCTCAATGCTGACCGGAACCTGGCAGCAAATTGCCAATGATGGTTCTGAACGACCAGACAAACCAACAGTGTTTGAATACTTCCGGAAGGAACTTAACAGCACGCTAACAGAAAATTATGTTTTAGCCGGTAAAACAAAATTAAATGTTCTTTCGTACAGTACCGATTCAGATTATGGCAGTTTATACCAGGCTTCAACTAACTGCTCGACGTTAAATGACGAAGAAGTTTATAGTAATTTGATTTCGGTAATGGACACTTACAGCCCGAGATTAATAATTGTAAATTTTCCTTCAACTGATATTAGCGGGCACTCCGGTATTTGGGATGATTATGTGAACTCACTTACCGGGGCTGATAGCCTTGTTTATGAACTTTGGCAGCGTATTCAGTCGGGTAATCATGGTTACACTTCAACAAACACAACTTTATTTGTCACAAATGATCATGGAAGACATGACGATTCCAACGGCGGCTTTACTGATCATGGAGATGACTGCGATGGATGCGAGCACATTATGCTGTTGGCAATAGGGCGGAATGTAACTCCCGGTTTGGTAAACTCTGATATTCACTATCAGATAGACATTGCACCGACGGTTGGAGATTTGTTGAACTTTGCTACTCCCCAGTCGTACGGTACAAGTCTTTATGATGGTACTAATCCATTACCGGTTGAGTTGAATTCGTTCACTGCAGCATGGGAAAATAATGCAGTGAAGCTTATATGGGAAACGAGAACGGAAGTTGATAATTATGGTTTTGAAGTTCAGAGATTTAAAGCTTCAATGGATCTGACAGGAGAGGAATGGGAAAGTATCGGATTTATTTTGGGGAACGGAAATTCCAACACACTTAAATCTTATTCTTTTTATGATAAAAAAAATGCGACCGGGAAACTTATCTACAGGTTAAAACAAATTGACAATGACGGCGGTATAAGATATTCAGGGACAGTTGAAGTTGAAAATGTTATTCCTGCAGAATTATATCTTGAACAAAATTTTCCGAACCCATTTAATCCTGTGACAAAAATAAAATTTTCTATCCCTTCTGTAGAGACGGGGCATGCCCCGTCTCTACATGTGACTCTTAAAGTTTTTGATGTATTGGGAAATGAAATAGAAACATTAGTAAACGAAGAGAAGCCTGTCGGCAATTATGAGCTAAGATGGAATGCAGAAAGCTTACCATCCGGTGTTTACTTCTATCAATTAAAAGCTGGTGAATTTACTGATGTAAAGAAGATGCTATTGATTAAATAA
- a CDS encoding T9SS type A sorting domain-containing protein — protein MGTFKFTLFFFLLTTQICFGQWFRQDNFPQTNSLSSVKFIDRYTGWVVGDAGTILKTTDGGSEWINQKSGTSQGLGSVHFSDINNGWCVGGETILRTTNGGLNWESISGGSPYYLRSVHFHNANLGWVVGGFDYNREVILRTSNGGADWVPFITSALMSDGFYSVHFVDSLYGWAYGDGYAKFATTDGGLNWVQLPAIGLCVLDVFFINREIGWTASLVRSTMQGRSARLINGGWDEGDPSHPYIFDEPLNGVDFYDTLCGWMAGSNGKIYRSWTSGDYWYAQITGTSNNLASVDFVDRFYGWVVGEFGTILKSTDSGFNWINLTKETIRSLKSVCFIDANNGWAVGEDGSNVDGKVIKTTDGGINWESRIINWDGRLNTIYFMNSDKGWTAGGEGKIFYTTNSGVDWLLSNSSYAGEIISLHFTDENNGWALAENRILRTSNGGLDWTNQIVDTLGLMNSIFFANATEGYIVGSKNCGWWCTMAAIYGTTDGGNNWTIQLQDTNYTPLSSVFFINESEGWVAGGNKIYHTTNSGLEWVKQTEDTTYIDLSSIHFADQNNGYAVGSTILKTINGGDEWFTQNASSTSHLNAVWFTDALKGWAVGEGGVILHTSNGGVTFIEDEQISPTKPIEFLLSQNYPNPFNPSTSIQYQVSSITHVSMVVYDILGNEIETLINEEKPAGTYEVIWYAENLPSGVYFYQLKAGESIQTKKMILLR, from the coding sequence ATGGGAACATTTAAATTCACTTTGTTTTTCTTTTTGCTTACTACACAAATTTGCTTTGGGCAGTGGTTTAGACAAGATAATTTTCCGCAGACTAATTCTTTAAGCTCTGTAAAATTTATTGACCGTTATACTGGTTGGGTAGTTGGTGATGCTGGAACTATACTTAAAACAACTGATGGTGGAAGCGAATGGATAAATCAGAAAAGTGGGACAAGTCAAGGTCTAGGTTCTGTTCACTTCAGTGATATAAATAACGGATGGTGTGTTGGGGGTGAGACAATTCTGCGAACAACTAATGGCGGTTTGAATTGGGAAAGCATTAGTGGTGGTTCACCATACTATTTACGATCTGTACATTTTCACAATGCAAATTTAGGTTGGGTAGTTGGTGGTTTTGACTATAACCGTGAAGTAATATTGAGAACAAGTAATGGAGGAGCGGATTGGGTTCCTTTTATTACCAGTGCACTTATGAGTGATGGTTTTTATTCTGTCCATTTTGTTGATTCCCTTTATGGTTGGGCATATGGAGACGGATATGCAAAATTTGCTACAACAGACGGAGGTCTTAACTGGGTTCAACTTCCAGCGATTGGTTTATGTGTTCTTGATGTATTTTTTATAAACCGGGAAATTGGCTGGACGGCAAGTCTGGTAAGAAGCACAATGCAAGGCCGATCAGCCAGATTAATAAATGGCGGGTGGGACGAAGGTGATCCATCTCATCCTTACATTTTTGATGAGCCGCTAAACGGAGTGGATTTCTATGACACCTTATGTGGATGGATGGCTGGTTCTAATGGAAAAATTTATAGAAGTTGGACCAGTGGAGATTATTGGTACGCACAAATAACAGGTACGAGCAATAACCTGGCTTCAGTGGATTTTGTGGATAGATTTTATGGTTGGGTTGTTGGTGAATTTGGTACAATACTTAAATCTACGGACAGTGGATTTAATTGGATTAATTTAACTAAGGAGACAATAAGAAGTCTCAAATCAGTATGCTTTATAGATGCTAATAATGGATGGGCGGTTGGAGAAGATGGAAGTAATGTTGATGGTAAAGTAATTAAAACTACTGATGGAGGAATTAATTGGGAATCCCGGATAATTAACTGGGATGGACGATTGAATACGATATATTTTATGAACTCAGATAAAGGTTGGACAGCAGGTGGTGAGGGCAAAATATTTTACACAACAAATAGCGGAGTGGATTGGCTGCTCTCAAATAGCAGTTACGCCGGTGAAATTATTTCTTTACACTTTACTGATGAAAACAATGGTTGGGCATTAGCCGAAAATAGAATATTAAGAACCAGTAACGGAGGATTGGATTGGACAAACCAAATAGTTGATACACTAGGATTAATGAATTCAATCTTCTTTGCAAATGCAACAGAAGGTTATATAGTTGGAAGTAAGAACTGTGGATGGTGGTGCACTATGGCAGCAATTTATGGAACTACTGATGGAGGAAATAACTGGACAATCCAATTACAGGACACAAATTATACACCTTTGTCGTCAGTTTTCTTTATAAATGAAAGTGAAGGTTGGGTAGCCGGTGGTAACAAGATATATCATACTACTAACAGTGGATTAGAATGGGTAAAGCAGACTGAAGACACAACGTATATTGATCTGAGTTCAATTCATTTTGCTGATCAAAATAATGGATATGCTGTTGGCTCCACAATCTTGAAAACAATAAATGGCGGAGATGAGTGGTTTACGCAGAATGCAAGTTCTACAAGTCACCTGAATGCCGTATGGTTTACCGATGCTTTAAAAGGCTGGGCTGTTGGGGAGGGAGGGGTTATTCTTCACACCTCAAATGGTGGCGTTACCTTTATTGAAGATGAACAAATTAGTCCAACAAAACCGATTGAGTTTTTGCTTTCACAGAATTACCCGAATCCATTCAATCCATCAACCAGCATCCAGTATCAAGTATCCAGCATCACGCATGTTTCCATGGTAGTCTACGATATTCTTGGCAATGAAATAGAAACATTAATCAATGAAGAAAAACCAGCAGGCACTTATGAAGTAATCTGGTATGCAGAGAATTTACCAAGCGGAGTTTATTTCTATCAACTTAAAGCAGGAGAGTCTATCCAAACTAAGAAAATGATCCTCCTTCGTTAA
- a CDS encoding T9SS type A sorting domain-containing protein — MGTFKFTLFFFLLTTQICFGQWVQVGLNGETLKDIAVQDQNIFAVTEDDGKLYRSTDNGANWTMIVDSCAREVAISQAGKIFMVVKDGLNGIFELKSLHYSNDNGNTWILSNIMEQISDSLPCIMGGYCPYNISVGPTGIIFCYVAQRGPLAGCGYEDYFCISTNDGLTWNIPTGFSDNRGGALFDFRNQYVITYGMHMAMGEVGYWLSFSSDHGIMWEVIGGLDGHSDLVGIFSNGNIILSGPWNLPGIQISTDMCSTWTQISTITTQVGLSCSSGSSEGILIGTDDLGVFLFSDEGDSLGSRNEGLTNLSIHSLSLDNNGYVYAGTENGVWRRPLSEIVTSIDNEPTQPTEFILEQNFPNPFNPSTSIQYQVSSITHVSMVVHDILGNEIETLVNKEKPAGTHEVTWYAENLPSGVYFYQLKAGESIKTKKMILLR, encoded by the coding sequence ATGGGAACATTTAAATTCACTTTGTTTTTCTTTTTGCTTACTACACAAATTTGCTTTGGGCAGTGGGTGCAAGTTGGACTTAATGGTGAAACCCTCAAAGACATTGCTGTGCAGGACCAAAATATTTTTGCTGTTACTGAGGATGATGGAAAATTATATCGTTCTACTGATAACGGTGCTAACTGGACGATGATAGTTGACTCGTGTGCACGTGAAGTGGCAATATCCCAAGCAGGAAAAATCTTTATGGTTGTGAAGGATGGTTTGAATGGAATCTTTGAGTTGAAATCTTTGCATTATTCTAATGATAATGGCAATACGTGGATTTTGTCAAATATTATGGAGCAAATATCGGATTCTCTGCCCTGTATAATGGGGGGATATTGTCCTTATAATATATCAGTTGGTCCAACTGGAATTATTTTTTGTTATGTTGCTCAACGTGGTCCATTAGCGGGTTGTGGTTATGAGGATTATTTCTGCATATCCACTAACGACGGATTAACCTGGAACATTCCAACCGGATTTTCTGATAATAGAGGTGGGGCACTATTTGATTTTAGAAATCAGTATGTAATTACTTATGGAATGCATATGGCTATGGGCGAAGTGGGATACTGGCTATCCTTTTCATCAGATCATGGTATTATGTGGGAGGTTATTGGCGGCCTTGATGGACATTCTGACCTAGTTGGCATTTTTTCAAACGGTAACATTATTTTGTCTGGACCCTGGAATTTGCCAGGAATTCAAATATCCACTGATATGTGCAGTACCTGGACACAAATATCGACGATTACTACTCAGGTTGGCTTATCTTGTTCAAGCGGTTCTTCAGAAGGAATACTAATTGGAACAGATGATTTAGGTGTCTTTCTATTCTCAGATGAAGGTGACAGTTTAGGTTCAAGAAATGAAGGACTCACTAATCTAAGTATCCACTCACTTTCGCTCGATAATAATGGATATGTATATGCTGGAACAGAAAACGGAGTGTGGAGAAGACCACTCTCTGAAATAGTTACCTCAATTGACAACGAGCCAACTCAACCAACAGAATTTATACTTGAGCAAAACTTTCCCAATCCATTTAATCCATCAACGAGCATCCAGTATCAAGTATCCAGCATCACGCACGTTTCCATGGTAGTCCACGATATTCTTGGCAATGAAATAGAAACACTGGTCAACAAAGAAAAACCAGCAGGCACTCACGAAGTAACCTGGTATGCAGAGAATTTACCAAGCGGAGTTTATTTCTATCAACTTAAAGCAGGAGAGTCTATCAAAACTAAGAAAATGATTCTCCTTCGTTAA